From the genome of Labeo rohita strain BAU-BD-2019 chromosome 12, IGBB_LRoh.1.0, whole genome shotgun sequence:
GTCACTCGAGCACTTCGGTCTTCTATCTCATTATTTTAATCTTACTTTCTATATTCGAAGAAAAATGTCTCTTAGTAGTGACGAccagactaaaatgtacttttatgaGAACAGACTTAAAACATTCGTTGGTTGGCCGTTTGACGAGGGCTGCATTTGCACTCCAGAAAACGTGAGTAAACACTTCGATAGCCAAACTGTTTTGTAGGTGGTGAAATGCATTGTTTTCCGTTttatacatgctttttttttggttctaTAGATGGCCAAAGCTGGATTTATTCACACCCCGTCGGAGAATAGTCCAGATATAGCACAGTGTTTCTTTTGTCTGAAAGAGCTGGAAGGATGGGAACCAGAGGATGATCCTGAGTGAGTCCGTGTCTGTGAAACTTTCTACTATTGCATTATAGAACTGAGAGAGGCTTTGTCCCTGTAATGCAATAAgacttttatttgatttattagaTGTTATCACTTTTCTTGTTATTATGCATTTTGTTCTGATGTGTTGTGGTTTCCCTGTCTTTCTAGGAAAGAGCATAAAACACATTCCTCTACCTGTGATTTTATCTTGCTGAAGAAGACTGTGGACAGCCTGACTGTGGAGGAATTTCTGAAACttcagaaagagagacagaagtTTATCATTGTAAGTATGAGCTCACTAACAGAAAATGTCAGGTCAAATTTGTTTATGTAGAACTTTGTTTC
Proteins encoded in this window:
- the birc5a gene encoding baculoviral IAP repeat-containing protein 5a, which encodes MSLSSDDQTKMYFYENRLKTFVGWPFDEGCICTPENMAKAGFIHTPSENSPDIAQCFFCLKELEGWEPEDDPEKEHKTHSSTCDFILLKKTVDSLTVEEFLKLQKERQKFIIKKSCTQAIDKFEEVVKIKRAQIIQTAMGEE